From Arachis hypogaea cultivar Tifrunner chromosome 3, arahy.Tifrunner.gnm2.J5K5, whole genome shotgun sequence:
ACAAATAAGAGCTCAACTCAGAaaatcatcataatcatcaaGAATCCAGAATCAGCAACAACAATactccaaattcaaattttagcaaCAACAATGTTCCacaacaaatttcacaaaaaatctaaaaatttcacaaaaaattcaattcacagaattcacagaagaagaagaagaagaagaaaaagaagcggcGGGCGGCAGGCGGCGGTGCGGCGGTGGGGTCGGCggtaagaagaagaagcggcgggtATGGTGGTGGTGAAGCAGGGGAGTGGAAGCAGGGATGCTCGCTGACGGTGGTGAAGCAGGGAAGGCTGCGGCGGACGGTGGTGTGGCGGGTATggcgaaagaagaagaagaagaagaagaagaagaagaagaagtggcggGCGGTGGTGTGGCGGgtttggctgaagaagaagaagaagaagaagaagaagaagaagaagaagaagaagaagaagaagaagaagaagaagaagaagaagaagaagaggcggcGGCGGCGGACGGACAGTAACGGTACGGCGGTGAGAATTAAAAActttatgtaaaaaattataaattttaaagttatcattagggataagtatgattttagtccctaacgtagaggccgaaaatttattttgtcccCGGcattttttttgctacaaaatggtccccgaggtttcagtttgttttaaaatcgtcctttggaCCAAAATGCCCCTATCCCTTCTTTCCCAAAATCATGCAAAGCACCAGCAGAAATACAAACAtaagcaccaccaccaccaccacacccaccaccacccaccacctaccaccaccaccaccatcatcatcatcatcatcatcatcatcatcatcatcatcatcatcatcatcatagaaTCATAAGAACTCAGAACCAGAACTACCACCACTATCCCCCACCCACTGCCACTCCATCACCATCTGCATCACACCAACCAAAACTCAgaaaatcaacatcatcatcgtcatcctcATCAGAACCCAGAACTCAGATCCAGAACTCAAACTTAGACAAATAAGAGCTCAACTCAGAaaatcatcataatcatcaaGAACCCAGAATCAGCAATAACAATactccaaattcaaattttagcaaCAACAATGTTCCacaacaaatttcacaaaaaatctaaaaatttcacaaaaaaaatcaattcacagaattcacagaagaagaagaagaagaagcggcggcCAGCAGGCGGCGGTGCGGCGGTGGGGTCGGCggtaagaagaagaagcggcgggtATGGCGGTGGTGAAGCAGGGGAGTGGAAGCAGGGATGCTCGCTGACGGTGGTGAAGCAGGGAAGGCTGCGGCGGACGGTGGTGTGGCGGGTATggcggaagaagaagaagaagaagaagaagaggtggcGGGCGGTGGTGTGGCGGGTATggcggaagaagaagaagaagaagaagaagaagaagaagaagaaaagccggCGGCGGGCAGACAGTAGCGGTACGGCGGTGAGCTCGTCCCCCTTCTCTCCCCCCTCCTCCCTCCCCCCTTCTCGCGCCCCacccccctttctttctctccccacccccctttctttctctccccacccCCGCTTCTCTGTAccctttctttcctcttttttatatttattttattttattttataatttttttaatgagagataatttggtaataaaaaaataaaattagtaaaaaagacgattttaaaataaattaaaattttggggaccattttgtagcgaaaaaaaatttataaacgaaataaattttcggccTTTACGTTAGGaatcaaaatcatacttatctcttatcattaatatatatttttaaaaataaatgcgTGCGTACacgtatttttaaaattattattgttgtgatatatttatattttattttgcttcttAGAGATATGGAGATtgattcactttttttttctatgttaGACATTACCTCAGTCCAAtaacgaagaaaaaaaaaatgagtccAAGATTTGCCTAGAGCCTTAGACAATGCAACTTAGCGATGTAAACTATTGTGATTTGTGAAGTTCTGTTAAAGTAAGGGAAAGTTTTCACATGTTCCATTTACTTCAATGGAATCGCAGTATTCCATGTACGGTCCGGTTGGATATAAGAGGTTTGTCGTATCGCATGTAAGAAAATACTATAGGAAAAGTTTTAAGTGTTTTAGAAATATcagtgttttatttattttaatcgttaatttgaattataaaaaaaatatataatatatattaattaaaattaaccgtTAAAACAACTGGAATACCAATATTCTCAAAAGGCAACCGAGACTCAAAAAGTAAGCGACATACGCGGTGAATGGGCCATGCAAGTTTTGAACAATGGAGTCCATATGGGTTTTGGGCGAGTTGTTTTTTGTCACAATAGAAGTTCATAGGCCAACGGAGAGGGAAAGAAAATCATGGTCAACGGTGGTCCACATCATTTTTGAGCTGACGAGTGCTAGGAAAACCAAAGAAAGTGtgagaaaattgaaaagaaaataatttgGTGGAAAGAGAAAGAGATGAAAAATAAAACATGGTGAAAAGAAAGAGAGTGAACTCGGTGAAATTACTCTGAAGTCTAAAAGGTTTCTGGAGCCGAAAACGTTGGCAAGGAGGAAATAGCAGAATCCTTGTGGATTGCAGGTTTGGCAACTGAAATTGAGAAAAATTCAACATCGAAACCAGAGGAAGATTAGTGTGGAGATAAGTGATGTTTAGACAAATTCATAGTTTCTGCAAAAGTGGAATCAAATGCTAATCAATCATTGCAATATAATAACTTCACAACCTCTTCCATATTCCTTCTGTAATAGTCTGTTATATTATCCCAGATTTAATATAAATAAGGTGTTATTATCTTTTACATAATTTGCTTTAATATTCTCATTTCCCCCTCTAATCGAAACAAAACTCCTCCTGTATAACAACACCTTCATACAATTGATAAGGTAATGCGATATTTTTTTCTCTTGCCCTTAACTTATATACGCCTAAACATAACCAATGCCAATCATTACAAGGTAAGCCACAACAAGCATATATTTGCCCAATATCTTGTCTCTATTTAACCAACTTCTAAACCTTATCCTAATATGATCACTAATAACTCAATAATCATGCCTAAAAGGTAAACAAAGGAACCAACTCATTTTTATAACCAACATAACTTGcattttttctcaattttcaCATACATGCATTACGTAATCACTAACCTAtgtttaaccataaaaaaactcaaaatgacaactaaaacaaatataaaaccgaaagcaataaataaaaatgtaattttGTAAAACTCTAATATAAAAAGtttatgtcttttttaaaaataaatgaatttttaaaataataaacaatattttaattaatattatattttagttgaataattatataaaattatatataaattattaaataaacattttacaaaatatttctaatataaaataattcaaatttaaaattagtttatatatTATCTAATTAATTTCTAAATAATATAATACTTATTAGAATACACTATATAGTATAATTAAAgtttgaaggttgtagaaggcttaaaAGAGGAAgattgaatctatgaccttcttttacgTTAATGAAATAAGCATCTACTTATAGATTTTTACTCAAAATCTGTTTGAACTGTGCAGCGGATACTTTACGAgacaattttgttttgtctcataaatatcagaaaacaaaacttaaagaaagggagaagaatgATACAGATATGTATCCTGATTCAGTTGCTTTGTGCAATGCAACTTATATCGttgtggtggaattttcactataattaaAGTATTACATAAATCAATTACATAGGATTCACACGATCCTTTTCTCTCAAGTTCTCAACTAACTTGACTTGgatatgctaatacctaactcttcactttaagtgctaacccaacttagaaAGGAacacctcacaggtacaagacacaagacataagaaacaacctaaagaaatctgaagtCACTagctaggcttttctctcaagtgtttcactcaacTTTTTATCACTCATAGGATTTTTCTTGATTCCTCTctttcatcatttttccactcaaaaaattacagaaatatatacattgaaaataaaatacaaattgtgggacatgaaggagattgatgcatTAACAGCCTCTGTTGCTATAAGTTGAACCAGATTCAGTTGACTCTGATTAAGTTTTTCATCTTAGTGGAATGCTTCTTTTACTAGAAAATACTGTCCAAAGTTGATGAAGTCTTCACAGAAAAACTCTTTAGAATAAACTCAAAATCTGGTTCTTTCTCCTTCGtcttcagaaaataatttttttcctttttgtaccTCTTCACAAGTTGCTATATTGACCTCTTCTGAATCAGCTCCTCGAACTATGTGCTTTCCAAGCTTGTCATTTTTACTTTCTTCAATTAACCCCTTAgggatttcaatttttattttcttgcttgacCGAGGTCAACTAAGCAGCAAGTAATGTTGTTCAGTGATAAGCTCCAAATCCATACCATTAAGAATGTGCTTTGTCCCCAAAAAACTTTGTGAACCATTGATTCACAGTAGCACAGATTAGATAACACTTTCTTCATTTATCCTAAATGGGAGTTGAAAAAAGTTGGAGAAGGagtgaagaaaataaattacatccAAATGAAAATAAATCACCCTTAACTTCTGACTTAGCTAAACTTTCTTTGATTTGGACGATTAGACGTTAGCTTTTGGTGATttacctttctctctctttcttttctggTGATTAAAGCAAGCGGAACAAAGCTCTCTCTCACTGTCTGATTTTGACCGAAGCTAACTTGAACATTTGCTTTGGAATGCTTCAGTTAGGTGGAATCAACTTGGACTTGGGTTGTATAGAGTTTCCATCCAGCCCATTTGATTTCTTTTGATTTCTTTGCTTTATTATTTTGGGCTTGTTGGTTAGAGAATTCACCAATAATCTTGTTTTTGTTTCATTCCAATTGGGCTGCTGCTTCTTTGATTTTGGCCTGCATCACTTAATTCAAATATAATCAGAACTAATTGgatgattaacccaataaaataatgtttgtcatcatcaattaaaattagttaatttcttaactcacaaGGTTTAATTATTCATCAGATCCCTATAGTTTtaccgaatttttaattaggtctttataatttttttcttttcaattggtctttataccatattttttttttcaatttagtctctATTGTCACAAAAACGTTTGAGATAATAGAATATTctgtaaaaaaaacaaatattctcGCTGTTAtggttaaaaatctaattaaggaCACctctatatttttaaaatttcaaaataatccTTGGGGAGAAATAAAACGAAGATTGTGAAATCTGGTGTAGTTGCCAAACAAATCAAACTCTGTCAATAAACCAATCGAGAAAAACCTAACAGAGCTTATATTCAAGCTCTTGGCTCAACTGTGTTCATGTGCAGAAGGGAGAGAACAGTTCGTGAACCACCCGACCGGAATCACAATTTTTTCAAAGAGGATTCTGAGGGTATCGACTGCAACTGATTATCGAGTCCTTCATGTGTTGTggctaatttcaaaattttcagcTACGAATGAGGTGGCTCAAGAGATGTTGAAGGAGGTAATGCGGTCGGAGGGAAAGGTGGTGATGACGAGGGACTGGCTGGGGAGCATGGTAGGGATCCTGGTGCTGGCTAGGGGGAGGCGGAGGCTCTGCGATAATAAGGGAAAAGGAGCAAGGTGGAAGCAGAGGAGGTCGAGAGAGGGCTAACCGGACTTCTTAAAGATAGAATCGGTGGGGGCGAGGATGGTGACAGAAGAGGACTGTTCCAAAAGGGATTATGCCACAACTTGAAGGGTAAAAGCCATGGAGACGAAGTTTGAGTCGGCGATGATGACAAATGTTACTTCAAAGACCACAAGGCGTCGCCCTTGTTGGAGTTAGAGATCCCGGACACGAGGAACCTTGTGAGTCGTGCATCGGATAGGATAGCGGATTCAAGAAGGGAAGTGGGGAGTGGTAGTGTAATAGGGTGGCTGCCGGAGCAGTTGGACATGGCGAAGAAATCTCTGAGGATGACCCCTAAGATATGGCGGCAGAATGCTATGCGTGGTGACCATAATTTCTCTCATTCCAAGATTCTTAGACAGTTTTGTTGGAAAGATTTTTGAATCCCTGTGTAATACCTAATCAATCAAAGTAATTTCTTTAATGATAAAAAACTAAGAGGGATTTCGTTGCCATAAGAGTCATGGAGATGAAGTTTGAACTGGCGAAAATGTTGGCAACGTCAGAGATAGCTTCATTTAAAAAGATGGTGGAGGGAGAGAAGATGAAAAgactgaaaattggaaaaaagaaaaatgagaaagccACTCATGaatttaagaatttttaaaaataaaaatatgaatatataAGTAAATTTGTAATGtactaatattttttagatatataatattaataagaattaaattaaaaaataaatataataatttaattaaaaatttcataaaattataaaacataaaataattaaccTCTTATTAATTTACCTTTCGCGAAACATGCAGGTTTCactttagttaaaaataaataacgtACCGGCCCTAAATTTGTTTGGCTCCATTCAATTAATCCAACAGTATCTGTCGGTGACACCGTgactttgattttcttttttttttttttttttgggtagctTCCGTGATTTTGAttaatcattaattcattatttCTATagatattaattttcttttttgtttagatTCTCATAGCGTATTCCAGTTAGGTAAATCAAAGATTAATACATCGGTGACTaaggttttatttaaaaatttattattaattaataaactaTTATATCcacaaaataagatttaaatatttatttaaatatattaataaactaACTATTGGatgaatttaaattgattttattatagatattaatgttagtttatatttatatatagtatattttttctTCAATAAACTACTGAATCTGCATTTTGGTGATCAATGTTTTTTGTCTGTGTTCTCGCCAGCTGCCATTTTCCGCTATCATCGGTGTCTAAATGCCACGTgttcatttctttttctctttctatttttgttcttatttttattattaagatttatttaaaaaattataaaatttaaatgtttagtatatttattaaaataaaatatttaaaatttttactagTACTAATTTAAATATATTCACATAAAACatgtattaataaaatttttattattaccttaatattatttattaattcatgttaagtatatattaaaattaattattaatataaaatatatattaaaatataaaaataaattaaattatatatataaagactAATTCTGTAACATTTTTGTTCTCATTTCCTCTGTGTTTCTCATCACTTGTTTTGTTTTTGTGTGAGTGACACTGCAATTTTTGAACTGAAGCAAAGAAGTGACAGAAGAGCAAGTGGTTCTGTTTTTGTCTTTTCAATAACAGTTTTACTTTACCAGTACTTGCTTTGCTTGAAACACACCACAcccctcactcactcactcactcactcactccaAGGAACCTGTTTTCTTCTCTCATTCTACCTtcaaattctctctctttctctctctagggTTTGCTTGCAACTTTCAAGTACCGCACTCAGCTTCCCTCTCTGCTAAAGGACAATGTTTAACTTTTTAACAAGGAAAGATGTGAGAAAGATTCTCAAGCGTAAAGACAGTGATGCTGGTGAAAAAGGTACTCCTTCCCTCCTTAAGAAATTTGGGAGTTGAGTTTCAAGTGGTTCACGTTTGTTCTCTTTTTCAGCTGGGATTGCTTTTCaagttgtttttattttcttgcatGCAATTTGAATCATTTTGTCATTTGGGGTTAAATGGTGTCTTGTGGTCTTTGATTAGTGATTGATGAAGGTTGCATTACACAACAGAGCTTCTGGTTGTTCCTGCTCATTGATTCTTGGTTGTTTAGGCATGTCATTGTACTTCTGTGCCGGTTTTGTTTTCAAATAATTGATTTGGTGggttgcaattttttttttctgtgcaGATAGTTTGAGATTTAATGCATGCTTTGGTTTTTGAGACTtaatgcatgcttttgttttaattaattctgGAAGAGAAATTAGGAACCCGATTAGtttgtaatctcttttttcaATGTTTATTTCCTTATgattttatgaaaatgtgaaagaaaaataagaaaaggttTTCTTAAACCAATTCGACCCTAGTGTTCTTGCTCTGTGAAAAGCTCTTAGTCAAATTTTGCTTAGAGTctgttttcaattaatccaaagtTCCAAAGacatattttcaaattctctctctTTGTGCATATACTTTTTTAAAGATCTAGTATATGTTTGGTCGAGAGGTTACAATGTGATAGAATTTTGTTGGATGAGTTTGATGAGTAAAATTGTACATAGAGCTGATCCAAGAAAAAATTTCCACCTAATTTTACAGTTTTATCCTCCAACCAAACATATCCTTAGTCTTTATGTGTCGTTTTATTCTAATATCACAGCAAGGATTACCAGTGGGGATTGTGGCATTTCAATTCGTAGGGACTTAGTCTCAAAGCAATGCCTATAGAACTTCATTGGTTAAAAGTCACAAAAATGCTTCTATAGAAGTTTTCACATCCCAAGATAGAATTTGAAGCCTGTACTGGCCAGTGGATGTGTTTTATACTTCTATCATGTTATTGCTTGTACGAAACAAAAATGTCCAAGTGATGAATGGAACCTCATTGATGAACCCCGTTACCTTTCTCTGGTTGTTGCAGGAAGAGCTCTGGAAGAATTGAGAGCCTCTCTATTTAACGAATTTCGTTCCTCCGAAGGTGCAAAACGTCAGCAGCAACGTATTTGTGGTCCAATTAGTGCACTTTCCTTCAACTTTCTGGTTGCAGTTGGTATTATTTTCATGAACAAAATGGTTTGTTTACCCCTCATTTCTTTTGATCTGCTTAAGCTGTGTTCCACGTTGGAAGTTTCGTTGTACCATGATTTTTATTTGCTCATTTTCTTTGGTTCTTTTTCTATGTCCTTTTTGTTTCAGGTACTTCAAACTGTTAAATTCAAATTCCCCATACTTCTTACACTAATCCATTATTTAGTAAGCTGGTTCTTGATGGCTGTTCTTAAAGCATTTTCTATCCTTCCTTCATCTCCTTCATCAAAATCAACTCGGATGTCTACTTTATTTACTCTTGGATTTGTTATGTCACTCTCAACTGGCTTTGCTAATGTCAGCTTGAAGTATAACAGGTAACCAATTACTCccaatttcttgttctctttcttttaaatttaaattatttgtttaacactccaaatttaatttctttatctTCAGCATTGGTTTCTATCAGATGGCAAAGATTGCAGTGACACCGTCAATAGTTTTGGCAGAATTTGTATTGTACAGAAAAAAAGTTTCTTTGCCCAAGGTCTGCCCTCTCTCTTTGGTCTGTTGATTGTGCATTTGTATCCGGTAACAATAAATAGAAATGTTTCGTTCTTGTAGGAATGAAAGCTTTTATAGTTAATGCAATAACACAGCAATTTTATGAACAACTGGACTGTGCACTCCTCTATGCATCTGAGTTTTTAACTGAAAACAATATGGATCAAAGTGCTGATGCTATCCTTCATTATAATGCATAGTGCAGAAGCGCATCTATATTTTTGAAGATGCCTGAATATATATAAAGTGGATCGCGTGGCATGAAATTACATGCCCTTCTGGGTCCTTGGAATGTAGCTTAAAATTGTATTTGGAGAAGTGTACTATCCATCGGGACCATAATTAATTGCATTTGTGATTTACcacttataatatttttttcagaGGTAATTATGTGCCAAAGCTAAATCAACTCTTTTGAAACCAGTAATCAAATAAATGAAATATTCAGATTTTAAGAGTATTATGGTTCTTTCTAATTGTCTTTGAACTTTTCAAGTCACTGTGCTTATCTCATTTTAGATTGAAATGCCTAGTATATTATTTGTCATTTTACAGGCTATAGCATTAACGGTGGTATCTATTGGTGTTGCTGTGGCTACGGTGACTGATCTGCAGTTCCATTTTTTTGGTGCATGTGTGGCATTGGCATGGATTGTACCGAGTGCTGTAAATAAAATCCTCTGGTCTCGGCTGCAGCAACAAGAGAACTGGACAGCTTTGTCGTGAGTAATTTTTATCATTGTTACTTTTAATGCCAATTTCTCTGTGCTTCCTATCTATTTCTTTGCATTAAAtgatttctttctttgttttgtcTAATTTATGCATTCATTAACAGTCTGATGTGGAAAACAACACCTATAACATTGATTTTCCTGGCTGCTATGATGCCTTGCTTAGACCCTCCTGGTGTCCTTTCCTTTGATTGGAACTTCGGAAACACACTCGTGATTTTTGGCTCGGCAATTCTTGGATTCTTGCTTCAGTGGTCTGGTGCTTTAGCATTAGGGTAAGTGAATGTTCtaattactaaattttttttcgaaatagaATTGggatttcaattttttgtttccaTACACCTTTGCTTCCCTTTTAATGGTACTTAGGTATTGTTTGTTTCGAGAGACTAGAACTGAGAATGGGGACTGGAActtagtattgtgtttggtggTTAGTGACTGGAACTAAAATTTCTAT
This genomic window contains:
- the LOC112790326 gene encoding nucleotide-sugar uncharacterized transporter 1: MFNFLTRKDVRKILKRKDSDAGEKGRALEELRASLFNEFRSSEGAKRQQQRICGPISALSFNFLVAVGIIFMNKMVLQTVKFKFPILLTLIHYLVSWFLMAVLKAFSILPSSPSSKSTRMSTLFTLGFVMSLSTGFANVSLKYNSIGFYQMAKIAVTPSIVLAEFVLYRKKVSLPKAIALTVVSIGVAVATVTDLQFHFFGACVALAWIVPSAVNKILWSRLQQQENWTALSLMWKTTPITLIFLAAMMPCLDPPGVLSFDWNFGNTLVIFGSAILGFLLQWSGALALGATSAISHVVLGQFKTCVILLGNYYLFGSNPGAISIFGAFTAIAGMSVYTYLNMRPQPNKVTPWQASTFPKSKLGKENGGTHDEHYGAESV